One bacterium genomic window, CTCCCGGGCGATCAGCCCCGGATAAGCCTTGAGGAGGTCGCGGTGCAGGGCCTGGTACATCTCGCGGTGGCTGCCGGTCCCGCGATAGGTGAGGATGGCATTGCGGGCCGCCGCCAGCAAGATCCGGGGCTCGAGGCGGTAGTCGCCGCGCTGGATTTGGCGAAGCCGCCGCCGCTCCAGCCGCTTCAGGTAATTTATTCCACGCAGCGAAGCACCGGTTTCGCTTCGGGCCCATTCCTCGTGGGTCAAGGGCAGCGGCGATTCGGCTCGTTTCGGCATCGAGGGCCTAGGGGGCAGGGGACGTTGAGCTCGCAAGGTCGGTGGCGACATAAGCCTCCTTTTCTAGGCTGAAAAGGAGCAAGTCCGGTGCCGGCCGGAGAAGCGATATAAGGCCAGGGGAGGGCCCCCCGCGGGGGATTGGGGCCTCGAATGGGAAAAAACGTGAAGCCGCTAAAAAATCATCAAAAGTGATGACGACGAGCCCGGCCGATCCCGGCTAAATTAGGACAAGAATTAAAGCCTTACGGGATTGCCGGAATTGTTGCTCACCTAGGATGATTCTTCCCGGCAAGGGTAGGGTGGCGAATCTCCCGCTCAACGGGGGATTCGTCTTTTTTTTACCCCTGCCGATCGAGACCTCATCGCCGTCGCGCAGCGCGCTTCCTCGATCTTCTTGCCGTTGACGAAGACGCCGTTGGAGCCCTCAGTGAGGGAGCCCGTGGGCCAAGAGAGCGGCTTGGGTGCGGGAAGCCACGCCCAGTTTGGCGAGGATGCGGCCGACATGGGTTCGAACGGTGGCGCGGGAGATGAAAAGCTCCCGGCTGATCAGGAGGTCGGAAAGGCCCCGGGCCAAGGCCTCGAGGACGTGGGTTTCGGCGAGGGTTAGATGAAAGCGGGCCGCGGCATCGGCCAATTCCAGGCTCACCTTCGGAACCCGAAGCTCGGCTAACACGAAGGGCGAGCCGTTTCGGGTGCGGGCCAAACGCAGTTCGACCAGGACCGAAGCTTGATTTTCGCCGACAAGCCTCACCTGGGGAATGGGGGGCTCGGTCGGTCGGCCTTGGCGACATAAAGCTCCCACTCGCCGCGCCGCTTCGGCGAGAAGCTCGGGTAGAGCATGCTTTCGGTGGCTCAGTCCGAGCCAGCCGGCCGCGCTTTCCGAAGCCCAGAGGAGCCGGCCCTGGAGGTCGCAGGCAATTTTAGCCGGTGAGTCCAGGTCGAGAATCGTTTCGAGAAGGGCCTGGGTTTCGAACCGCGCTTCGCTGCGCGAGATCCTCCGGACCATCGCTTCGAGCGACGGTAGAATCCGCGCCAAGAGATGCTCCTCGCCTTCGCTGAAGTCGGGCTGGCGCCGGGAGCGGGCCAGGATGATCCCCACCGAGCCGGGCTCGAAGATTTTGCTCTCGGTGAGGCGAAAAACGATGTAATTGTCGATGCCGTGGAGCTTGGCATGTTCGTGGTAGACCGGAAGCTCCAAGAATTTCTTCCACTCCGGGCAGCGGGGGCCGCGGAGAATTCGGACATCCTCTCGGCAAAGCGCGTTCTGCATCGGATCGGAGTGTCGGTATCGCTCGACGTAGCCGTTGTGGGTTTCGCGGTCGCCGCCGATGTTGATCAACTCTCCTTTTTCATTGGTGCGATAGATCATGGAAACGCTGGTGTCGCAGAGCCGGTCGATCAGCGGCAGGGTTTCGATGTCGAGATCCTTGAAGGTCGCGGCTTCGAAGGTGGTTCGAAGGACGTCGCCGATCAGCCTTTCTCGGTGAAGCGCAAAAGACATGGAGCCCCCCTCCTTAA contains:
- a CDS encoding helix-turn-helix transcriptional regulator; amino-acid sequence: MSFALHRERLIGDVLRTTFEAATFKDLDIETLPLIDRLCDTSVSMIYRTNEKGELINIGGDRETHNGYVERYRHSDPMQNALCREDVRILRGPRCPEWKKFLELPVYHEHAKLHGIDNYIVFRLTESKIFEPGSVGIILARSRRQPDFSEGEEHLLARILPSLEAMVRRISRSEARFETQALLETILDLDSPAKIACDLQGRLLWASESAAGWLGLSHRKHALPELLAEAARRVGALCRQGRPTEPPIPQVRLVGENQASVLVELRLARTRNGSPFVLAELRVPKVSLELADAAARFHLTLAETHVLEALARGLSDLLISRELFISRATVRTHVGRILAKLGVASRTQAALLAHGLPH